One segment of Caldanaerobius fijiensis DSM 17918 DNA contains the following:
- a CDS encoding VirB4 family type IV secretion system protein, translating into MQRLKIRMRIQNLKMNSKSKQPEDDGRFDRNVLEIRDLLTPDGFEETKDYIYLGAEKYVRTFVVSVWPREIHVGWFDDIFSLGDIDLSIYVDPVPDRIVAKKLRDRLISVMTELYRKEKDGDISYVPQLMAMKDDLERELTDVQTNRDKMFYVTAIITLKASNLEELENKTNMLEDIFARKAARIRVATFMQAEGFKGSLPMCKPALQMYERNITTGGVASLFPISNPDLTHPDGILLGRNYFTGAPVFINNFAVPYYLNNQHIAIFGIPGAGKSVAVKHILFSYILIGKKVVVIDPEKEYRKLIEGLGGEYIEIKSGVEAGMNPFDLEVDVDEYGNETVDIQSKVSEIKGLLGAISRNFNGRPLNALELVAVEQSILELYKERNITSNPESLYEEGGRKIGKDKYAIGKVKKRMPTLSDLRKKLAEKKNSQELAEILIPFTRGHSMGMFDCETSIDTKSHIIGFSFFDIKDEFTKFYATYVLLAWIWQNFVQRQRDIDKIVANDEAWMFVKYPEAAQFLNDLARRGRKHHTALIVSSQFIDEFLENENGQAVIKSCATNILMRQHPASVDKTVEFFHLSSGTKNLLESFSQGECILSLNGNVTAIKVTPIACEWPYITT; encoded by the coding sequence TTGCAGCGATTGAAGATAAGAATGAGGATACAGAATCTAAAGATGAACTCAAAAAGTAAGCAGCCGGAAGATGACGGCAGATTTGATAGAAATGTTCTTGAGATAAGAGATTTGCTGACACCTGATGGATTTGAGGAAACAAAGGATTATATATATCTGGGAGCGGAGAAGTACGTACGCACGTTTGTTGTAAGTGTTTGGCCGCGCGAAATACACGTCGGCTGGTTTGACGACATATTCTCGTTGGGCGATATAGACCTTTCGATATACGTCGATCCTGTACCCGACCGGATAGTTGCGAAAAAACTCAGGGACAGGCTCATCTCCGTCATGACGGAGCTGTACAGAAAAGAGAAAGATGGCGATATCAGCTATGTTCCGCAGCTTATGGCCATGAAAGATGACCTTGAACGGGAATTAACGGATGTGCAGACAAACAGAGATAAAATGTTTTATGTCACTGCAATAATTACTTTGAAAGCGTCGAACCTTGAAGAGCTGGAAAACAAAACGAACATGCTGGAAGATATATTTGCAAGGAAGGCTGCCCGCATAAGAGTGGCGACGTTTATGCAGGCGGAAGGTTTTAAAGGCTCTCTTCCCATGTGTAAGCCGGCTCTTCAGATGTACGAGAGAAATATCACAACGGGAGGTGTGGCTTCTCTTTTTCCTATTTCAAACCCGGATTTAACTCATCCCGACGGCATACTTCTGGGACGCAACTATTTTACGGGCGCGCCGGTTTTTATAAACAACTTTGCCGTACCTTATTATTTGAACAACCAACATATAGCAATATTCGGCATTCCCGGTGCTGGGAAATCTGTGGCTGTAAAGCACATACTCTTTTCATATATCCTTATCGGGAAAAAAGTGGTGGTTATAGACCCAGAAAAAGAGTACAGGAAACTGATAGAGGGACTGGGTGGAGAATACATCGAAATAAAATCGGGTGTCGAGGCCGGAATGAATCCCTTTGACCTTGAGGTTGATGTGGATGAGTACGGGAACGAAACGGTGGATATACAATCGAAAGTGTCTGAAATAAAAGGGCTGCTCGGTGCAATATCAAGAAACTTCAACGGGCGTCCGCTGAACGCATTGGAACTTGTGGCAGTTGAGCAATCCATTCTTGAACTTTACAAAGAGAGAAACATAACGTCCAACCCGGAAAGCCTGTACGAAGAGGGCGGCAGAAAAATTGGAAAGGACAAATATGCAATAGGAAAGGTCAAAAAAAGGATGCCAACTCTTTCAGACCTGAGAAAAAAGCTGGCCGAAAAGAAAAATTCACAGGAACTTGCGGAAATACTCATTCCGTTCACGAGAGGCCATTCCATGGGCATGTTTGACTGCGAAACGTCAATAGATACGAAGAGCCACATTATAGGTTTTTCGTTTTTTGATATAAAAGATGAGTTCACAAAGTTTTATGCAACATACGTGCTCTTGGCATGGATATGGCAGAACTTTGTGCAGCGTCAAAGAGATATAGACAAAATTGTGGCGAATGACGAAGCATGGATGTTTGTAAAGTATCCCGAAGCTGCCCAGTTTTTAAACGACCTTGCAAGGCGCGGCAGAAAGCATCACACGGCTCTCATAGTGTCAAGCCAGTTTATAGATGAATTTCTGGAAAATGAAAACGGACAGGCGGTGATAAAGTCCTGCGCCACGAACATTTTGATGAGGCAGCACCCGGCTTCAGTGGATAAGACGGTTGAGTTCTTCCATCTTTCGTCGGGAACAAAAAACCTTCTTGAGTCTTTCAGTCAGGGTGAATGCATACTTTCGCTCAATGGAAACGTGACCGCAATAAAGGTCACGCCCATAGCTTGTGAATGGCCCTATATAACTACATGA